The genomic stretch AGACTTGGAGAAGAAGCGGCAGCCACCTGGCAGACGGAACTGAGAAGAACCAGCGCAGAGGGTCCCTGCCGTACCTCGCCCGCGATGGGAGCCAGCGGGGCGGCCCGGGACTGGCTGCCGGAGCTCATGCTTTGCAGCAGAGCCTGGAGAGGACAAGGGCCGCCTGTATAGAGACAGTCTGCAGCGGCTGGAGTGTGGTGCAGCCTGATGCTCGGAGAGAGCACAGGTCAGCCTGCGTTCCTCTACGGAGGGCAGCCCTGCTGGTACAGGTGGGAGGAGTGGCTCAGCAGAGGTGGCCAGAGCAGCTACGTCCACCAGCCCAGCGAGCGCTGCTCAGTACCATTGTTGGGAGAGGCAGGGCTCCGGCGGCCTGCTCTCGTGGGACGCAGTCACCGGTGCAgagctcccaggcagaggtgcGGCTGACACCTGTATCCTTACCCAGGGGCCCCCCAGCCTCGCCAGTGGAACTAAGATTTGACTATAGCCGCAGGCAGCAGGGGTGGATTTGCTCCACTGGTGCCTTGTTGACCTGCACCTCAGGTCCCGCGTTAACAGCAAGCCCGTGTACCACACGCAGATGTGGGGCTGCGGTCTGGGCTGACCCTGTGCAGGTGGTGGATCCAGCTGTGTGACTGCTTGCACACTGCAGTGGATCCTAGTGCCTGACATCGGCACATCTACACTGGTGGCCCTGCGGGCACAGACCctggggacaccagagcaggttACCGACATTTCCAAGGGCAGCGTCAACAAAGTGTGCTTGGCTGcccacataacaagtgacagacagcACCCCAGGGGGCACTTCCTGGTGGACGTCTGCTATGGAGGACTGCTCAGCGCTCCTCGTCCAGGGAAGTGGTCCTGTCCCACCTACCACATCCtgcagctcagaaacgggtctggAAAAATCTGTTCCAACAACAGGGGAGCAGGTCCGGCACCTGCCCAGCCTGTGACAGCAACAGCACAAAGAGGAAGTGctgcccagcagccaggcagcctgTTCACCGCACCAAGCACCCCGCGTCAGGGTGGCAGCCAGCACACAGGGAGGGAGGGCGTGGCAGCCACCCATGCTAAAGACAGCCCTCAACACAAAATTATTAGACGTGCACAGTCTGCTTGGGCACGCTCCCACTTGAAAAGAGGGAAATTGGAacaaaatgatgctgggaaaagtGATGCTGCAGTGGACACAATGTTTTAAAGTTTGAATAGTCAAATGTTTTTGACATGCAGGTGTTTCATGTGATCGTGTTGTAAactcttttataatttctttgacACATTTTAAGTCATCTAAGGAAACAGTGTTCCATGGAAAAATACACAGAGCAGTGTGGAACTGGCAAAGAACTAAGATTCCTTTGGGCAATGGGATCTGATGCTAATGGGGCCAGAGGTTGGTTAGGCACTGAAAAAGATGGAGAAGCAAAAACTGGAGGGAAATGATATGGAAGAATGAAAAAGGTTAACAAGTACGCTGGAGTGTCTAAGAATTACTTTCCTAGGCTGCGTGCCCGTGAAGTTAAAGCACACCATTCTAAAGGGCAGCGCTGGGAGTGGGCAGAGGGCTCAGACCTGTTCAGGGTTTTCCTGGGAGAACTATAACGCTCTTGAGGCATTTATCCTCTTCTGCTCCTTCTGGTTCTTATCACTGTGTCAGAACCTGCAGCAGAGTTTTTCAGCCTGAGCCCTGTTGACACTTAGGGCCAGATAATTTTCCATCTTGAATGTCATTCCTGTCCATTGTCTGAATAAACCCAGGGGACAGTTTGGGTTGTCTGGACATGTCTGGAACAGAGCAGACAGGATTCCTTGTCAGTCAGTAGCAGGGCCCATGTTTTACACTTTGGATGCAGACTTTTCTGCACAGCTGGACCTCCTCCAGATTTTTATCTGCCCCTGTGTTGGTGCCAAGGCCTCAGAGGTACAGGAAAGTCGTGGGGGTGGAAGCTGTGGTTACTCTGGAAGGCCCTGTTCTGGGTGGAGAAATCTAGCAAATTCTTGTAAGTGAATTCGATCATGACCTTCAGGCTTGATGAGAAGAACACACAGGCTATTAGAAGGCAGGTAGAGGGAGCAGTACAAGCAGAAGACAGCAACAGAGTTGATAtttgggttttaaaatttttattttaagtcagACTTACACACAGTAGAATTTTATTCAGTAAAATTCAGTGTACATTTCTatgagttttgaaaaatgcatgTAGTTGTATAATCAGTGCCGCAATCCCTGTGCAGAGCAGTTCTGTTACCTGCAGGTTCCCCCTCAAACGCTTTTGCCATCAGCGTCTCCCATTCCCAGCCCCTCATCACCGCTTACCTTTCTGTCCCTATAGTttgcctttccttcttccttatcTGTTGCTTCTTACGTCAGCTTTGGTGCTTTGTTGCTTTCAAAGAATTTGCCCATTTTCATTGGCCTGTTGGATTCATGGACATAAAGTTATCCCTGACAGTGCCTGGGTGTCCCCCTTTGGGACCTGAGGTGCTTTCTTTCACTGATGACCTTGGtatctgtgttctcttttctctaactctctctccctcagatcACAACGGTAAGagtttataaattttattcatgtcttcaaagaaccagcttttgacttaatttttgttctttattgaCTTTCCATTCGATTTCTTGTATTATTTACATTAATCTCCTTTTGGAAGGAGAACAGAGCTGGAGCATCACACCGTCCTAATTTTCAAAGTGTATCACAAAAGCTGTATTCCTCCTAGCCATGTGTCACTGACGTGAAACAGACATGCAGACCAATGGGGGCGAATCCAGAGCCCAGCAACAGAGCCCCGTGGGGGGGGGCAGCTAGTGTTTTACAAAGGAGCTAAGAATCCTCACTGGGGAAATGatcatttcttcaacaaatggtattgGAAAACTGGGTAGCCACGTGGAAAAGAATGAATTTGAATCCGTGTATCATACAATACACAAGAATCAACTAAAATTGAGTAGATTCAAATGTAGAACCTGAAACtgtaaagctcctagaagaagaTGTAGGGGAAAGCTCCATTACATTGATCTTGACCACAgttcttggatatgacacttaaaagcacaagcaaccgaaaaagcaaaaatcaacaagtgggaCCACATCAGACTAAAAGAACTCGTTCAGCAAgtgaagcaaaatgaaaagacagcttacAGCATGGGAAAGAATATCTGCAAACCGTGTATCTGATGagaggttaacatccaaaatacagaaggaactcacacagctcaatagcaaaaaataaataatttcaaaacggACAACAGAACTGAATCAACATCTTTCCAAAGaaatggatgtggagaaaatggaaccccgTACGCTGGTTTGGagaatgtgaattggtgcagccactgtggaaaactgagtggcgtttcctcaaaaaattaaaaatgcaactaccatatgatccaggaattccacttctgggtgtatacacaaaggaaatgaagtcaCTGTCTCAAAAAGACATCTGTGTCCACatcttcattgcagcattgtttacaaaagtcaagacatggaaacagcctatgtgtccatggatggatgaatggataaagaaaatgtgatacacagacgcgcgcacacacacacacacagaatggaatatattattcagccataaaaaagaaggaaatcctgccatttgaaaTAACATGGATGAAATTTGAGATCATAcactaactgaagtaagtcaggcagagaaagacaaatagcatatgatctcactgtggaatctaaaaaacccaAACTCATAGAAATGGCACATAAGATTGGTGGTTGTGGAAGGTGAGGAGGGGTGAATGGGTGAAGGTAGTCAAAgagtacagacttccagttacaagatgaaCAGGTGCTAGAGATCTAATATACAGCCTGGTCTGTATAGTTAAcaatattttattgtaaaattGAAAGTtgataagagagtagatcttaaaagtttgtGCCACATACGTTTAAAAAAAACTGTCtgaggtgatggatgtattaGATAACCTTGTTGTAGTAATCATTTTGCCATAAttgtatatatgaaaaaaaattgggcgaaagacctaaacagacatttttccaaagtaaTACAAAAGGGTAACAGGTATATgcaaaattgctcaacattactgttcatcagggaagtgcaagtcatagccacaatgagatatcatttcacacctGTCAGGATTGCTCCTgtcagaaaaataagagaaaaagtgtcggtgaggatgtggaggaaagggaacgcAGGACACTGGCTTGGAAAGGATGTGAGAGCAAATTGTCTTTTATCTGGGCGGTACTCTGCTCACAGTTCAGATTCCTGGTGCGGTCTGGGACTCTGGTTGTGCAGGCATTCTGCGAGCTGCCCTGTTGTCAGGGAGGGAGACCCTGTGAGGCTGCACGGCGTGAAGTAGGGCGTTTCGCCAGTGGGGCAGCGTGTAGTCTCCCCAGGTGAAGGGTGGGTGCCAGTTCCTCCCCGCAACCTGGAGCACATCCAGACCAGACAGAGGATGGGGACCAAACCTCCACCAAGTGAAGCACATGATATGAATTCTTAAAATAGGTTTTGTGTTTgcaagtttcattttatttattgaggACTCACTAAGAATCCCCATAGGAACAGGGACACAAagagcagtgagagcaaaagagagagtgagaataAGGTATCCCAACAACCGAAAGCTTGAAAGAGGCTTCAGCGCCCCTTAGGCGTAGTAGGGTCGATTTGTGGCACGTTCCCCATGGGCAGGCAGCAGGCTCGGCCGTCTAGACATCTCCCAACCTGGATTTCTGATTCGATGCAGAATTCGTGGCAGGAGCCATTGGGACGTGCACAGACCTCCCTGAAACCGCTGCTGCCTGCACAGAGAAGAGAATTACTGTAGCGATGTGTTGGTCTCCCTGCATTTTTATTCAGTTACGTGGGGGGAGGGAGGATCTGGAAGCAAAACCTTGAATGGATTTTTCATTGTTATTTGATCTCTTAAAAttctgctttcacacacaaaaatattggATTTTTGACATTCTTGTAAAATCTGGCAATATTGAATGCAGCTAAGTAATGGATGGGTCGACGGGGTAGTCCTGCCCTCTGCACACTTCCAGGGCACCCCCAGCCTTCCTCACTCCTTACCTCCTAACACTGGTGGCAGAGAccagtttttatttaatattagtcTTGCACTGCTGACTTTCCTAGAGTAGAAGAAACATTTTAGAGAAATCTCTTTCTAGGTGCGCACGTATGTATGTGTATCTTTCGAAAGTGGAACTGAAATATAGATCCGAAAGATAGTACACATCAAGGAAATTAGAAAGGATATTTTTCTGGGGGGAAGGGAACAATCTTCCTTCATATTTAATATGCAGGCAGTGCCCGTGTTAGTATTTCTTACATCCTGAtgctgcattcactcttctttctGGCACTGGTCTTTGAGGTTTCGATCTGCTGCAGAAATCATTGCATACACTAAGGGTTCTTAAGGGCTGAAGAAACATCCTTATTAAAAGCGTTGAATAGTATTTGATTTATGTCCTCAAATATTACTCTCCTTCAGGGGGTGGGAGTCATACATAATGAGGTGCTTGGTTTCTAAAGTGGTTTAATTCTGAGCAGTCTCCACTGTAACAAAGTGCACCTTTCACATGACAATAGAAGAAGTATCAAAACCAGCACTTCTTGATTTTTCTGTTCTGGAACACAAAAGCCAATTCTTGAATAGCTTCAAATCAGTATAGGGCATTTACAGACATTCAACAAAAGCCCACTGAATTAAACTGAAATTCAGATGCATTAAAttgaatttaattatttaatgttcacaaagcaattttatattttattaatggaTATGAAAATCAAATATGCAACATCATATTTTTATCTAAAATGTGaactggaaaataattttcagggttttttttaatcaatagtCACTCTAAGCATTGAACACTATGCAGAAATCAGCTAGAATCTGAGTGTTTCATTCCCTGGGCTGCtcgtctcttccttttctctgtaaCTAGCTCAACTGCTGTATATATAGGTCCCAGTCACCTTGTGTTATAATCAGCCTATTGCCACTAGAAGAGTCACCTGAAATTTCAGAGGGTGAGTCACTGACAGGTCTTGTGATGAGTGACAGTCACCCGTGAACACCCCTTCATCACAGTGCTTCCTGCGTTCTGCTCTGGTGTTGATTTCCCATCTGACCTCACTTCTCGATGATGtgttccctgagggcaggacccacatttcatttttctctgtatgtatatCCCAGAACCTGGCTCAAGTCTTGGCATTTaacaggcattcaataaataattgcgGAATGATTGGTTAAGATAGAGCTATTTTCCATCCTGTGGCATGTTTGTGTAGAAATGTGTTGTCCCTCTCAGTGCACGTGTCTTGGAATTATGTGTGCAGTTTTGCTGCAGTTGGAGACTGAGTATTAAGTTTTCCAGTCACAAAGGAGATGTGTAAAAACCTGACATACAATCACCTGTGTGTAAGAATCCAAGTCACATTAAGGGCATGtttcttacttttttgttttaattagttCTTTGCTAAGGAATCTTGTATTTTGCGTATTATGAGCACACTGTGACTTCCAGCTATTTACTTTAGAAACAAAAGTTAGAGTTACAGTGAGCGTGACCGAGGATCTTGTCTAATTAGTTACCTTACAGATGAGATTGAGAAAAGGAAGCTGGtggtccaaggtcacatagtgacttagagaagaagaggaaaggggGTGTATTGTGCACAGAGGGAAGATAGTCAGTAATACTATAATGGCTTAGTATGCTGGCAGGCAATAACTCGTGTTATTGCGACTGTAGGGGAACAAAATTGGCCACCCCAAAATGTCCCTTTGGCATGcgaattattttgagctgaaaacaatCAAAAGCTGAAAATATTCAGGAAGGAACTTTGACCGTCCCCCTAACTGCCAAAAAGTATTTAGATAGAGGCCCTTTTCTGGAAATGAGCCATCACCAGAGACATCTGCAAAGAATATGGACTGAGCATGGCAGGGCAACTTGGCAAGGCCTACATTGCAGAGTTGCTCTGTGTCCTGCTGTCTCTGCCCCGTCCAGCAAACATTTGTCCTCCAGATGCTTGCTTTCCTAGTACCATGTGCATTGCTTTCCCCACCTtggaagtcccaaaccactacccacaacatcctcttttgtctttagctgaagatggtatttaaggtgaggacTTTGGCCATTTTGGCGAGTTACCCAGTTTTCCTAGATCTCGTTCAtgaatacatgttattaaacttctgtttgatttttctcctgttaatctgtctcatgtcaatgtAATTCTTAGACCATTTGGAAGAGCCTAGAAGGGCAGAGGAaactttcttcctccctgacacaGCGATCATTtcataaagtataaaaatatcaaataactatgttgtatacctgagaCTATTGTAATAGAGTATgttaactataactcaattaaaaaataattaaaaaaacaaaattctgacGTTTCAGAATTTGGTTAAAAGCATTCGTCTCATGGAAATATGGGTGCGGGACATAGatttaaaaacatgttaaatGGCTTTATCCCACCACACCTGTATATTGAGTGAGATGACTGCTGAGTCAGCGTTAATCAGACTGGCCTTCAGCAACACCACGTGGACACAATTATCTTTTAAGCTTAAGCCACCAGCTTTGTGTGCCCCTGAGTCAGTATCATTGGACATGGCATCACCTTTCACCAGTGATCAGAGTCATACAAGAGAAGCAGCAGAATGAGTGGAACCCAGGGCAAGACATTTAACAAAAACCCGCACATGAAGACAAAGCCTTGACTGACACTTAGCTCCCACTTccaccttggggaggcattcacttttcagggcctcagtttttcctctgtaaaataggAAGAATGGACCGGATCATCAAGATCTTTTTGAATCTTGTCAGTAAGTGATTTTACAGTATCTGCAGCTGCAGTAGCTCCGCTGCTAATTGTGACAAGGATAGCTGTTCTTTTGTTGAAAAAAAGTAAGtttgcatttgtttaaaaaatacttattcttcccttaaaaaagagagaaagcatttTCAAGTTAATTCATAGTGCTCAACGTGTCTTACACATCAGCGCATCACAATGGCGTGGTAGCCCACGTaaccccagccctgggagtgtAGCTCCAGACCAACCTGCCATTCATCCCAGGTTCCTTGTAGGGTAAGGGGGAGCGGATATATTTCACACATGTGCAGAGTGCgagcgtgtgtgtgcacacacgtacacacccACAAGGAATATTGCTATTCTGGGAACAGTGAAAAGTGCAGATGAAAACCTCAGATAGAAAGCCTCAAACACTCTTACTGCTCATCTAACCCCTGGTTTTCCTTCTCAAGCCTGTTGCTTCCACCAGAGCCTTCAAAGCTTAAGCTTCAAGCTTTCAACCCTTGTGATGCTTCTGGCTTTGTCTTTCTTTCACTCATGTTGTTTCTCTACTGGCTCTCACTCAGAGacctctcctctctcctggggCCAGTGCTCTGCTGTGAGGGCTGCTTGGCTCTCCCCAGGACTGGCCAGCAGTCAGAGCAGCTGGCCTATGACTTCTTGGAAGCCAAGGGCCATCATATCTTACTTTCTTCGTATGTCTGCTTCATAGTCAGGGCCTCGCATTCAGTGGATGCTTAACAGATATCTTATGAGCGGaactgttttcccacctccagtctCTCCCCACTTCAGCCTCTCCCCTCTGCTTCCTTGCGATCAGCTGGAAGCTAAGTTGGAATTGCCTCACCAACTGCCCCCCACCTCGGACCCTGCCCACCAGCAATGAGCAGCCCTCGAAACACAGGCTCAGGCAGGAGGGTCTGGGCTCATCAGGACTAGGCGTGCCTCCCACTGGTCTTCTGTTGGAAATTTGGGGAAGTCTCTATTTGCAAACAACATAAAGCCTAGCAATCTATAGTTCCCTGAAATATCGGAGGACCATCCGCATTCGCACAGCTGTGTCTGCCTTCCTACTCCTTCCCAGCCCTTGAGACCCTGAATTCTCAGGCAAGGAACAGACACCCAGCTTAAGGAGAGCAGTAAGTTTCTTATGCCCCCTTAGCCCAGCACGTCCCAGAAACACGCGTGTGTGCCGGCGCCCGTGGTCTGCGCGGGCGTGCAGGACACAGAGGGGGCAGGCCATCTTGAGCCTTGTGTTCAGGTTCTACTTTAGGAGAACAAGTGTGGGAAAAGAAGAGGCTAACCAGGGGACGGGGTGGAGCCTTAAGGGACAGCATCACCCTCGGGCCCAGCGGTGGTAAGGGCACTGGGCTGGGGACTTCTCAGACTCCGGGTAAGCCTTTCAAGGAGATGCCCTCACCAgtccctctgcctgggccccaACAGCTTTGGCATAGCTCTTATGTCAGTATCTCGGGATAACTAACTTTTGCTGAAGGTAGAGGAGTTTTGGAGACCAGGATTTGGTAGAATAATGCCCGATTGGTGGTGGTGCCtgattggtggtggtggtagtcaCCTAGCTCTCGAAACTGCTAGTAAACTTGCCTAGTTAGAGTCATCTTCAGTGATGGAGCAAAGAGGGTTTCAAGCACTTGAAACGCCCTTGACCTCATGCATCTATCTAACTGAGAGGTGCTACAGAGAACTACTGAATCAGGTGAGTGCAGGCCTCAGGCAGGCGGTCTCCCAGATGCGCAGTGAGAGCCCTCCTCAGGGCAGAGGCGGCAGAGATGTTGTGCTGGACCCCCGTGAGGTCTCGGGCACCCTCCTCTTACCGAGGTGGCAGCCGAGTTCATTCTGTTACCTGGTGGAACCTGGCTCATAAAGATGAGAATGGTGAAGAGGGGGACAGCAACCCTCATGGCTGGAGAACGGAGGAGGCTTGGCTTCATTTCCAGAGGCAGAGAAAGCTTCCGTCTGCGGTCCTGCAGCACCGCGGAATGCCTTGTCCGGATGTCAAGTGCCCTTCTGTACCTCATTAGGGCTATATCCATGGACAGAAGTGTTCTCTGCGTGCAGAGCGGCCCTCATAAGGAGGCTGAGAAGCCTTGGTTCATTGGGCACTCAGTGCATCAGAAGGATGCGGGCGCACACCTTTGACCAGAAAACCTTGTTAAATGGGAACACGAGCTACGAACGCTTTGGCACCAGAACAAGGTGTACGAGCAAGGACCTGCCTATCCTGAGTTCCAGCGAGCCAGGCTGTGCTGAGAAACCGGTTGGTTTAGTTAGTGACTAGACATCTTGTCCCTGAGTGCTTCTGGCTTGACTAGCCCTCCTCATGACTGATCACTCGCTCCTGGTCTGAAGGCTCTGCTCGCGGCACGGTACTTAGCACACATGTCAGTTTGCTCAGCGCACACTGAAACCTCCCCAGAAGGTGTGAGCCTTGTTAAGACCATGCTTTGTTCGTCAGTGCCGAGGAGGCAGTTGAATCACGGGGTAATTTAGTCTCACATCCTCATCCAGTAGAACCATGGCAGGGCAGTGAAATGCCTCTGAACGTGGAGGAATTTAAGTTCTGAAGTCTAACTAGAGGTACAGACATCGGCAGGAAACTGTCTTCCCTGAATCTCAGTGGCACCTGCGTAGATTTAGATCTGTTGAATCAAGATCAGGGAACTCTCAATCGTTTTGCATAAAAACAACGGGGAGAAGTTGCTTCTGGATGCAGACACTTAGACCCACTCCAGAAAATGTTAGTTTGGTGGGATGGGATGGAGCCTGGAGGTCTACGTTTTAAACAGATTTCCCAGGTACCAGTTCTGAAATGCATTCTGGAATACTCAGTGGAAAATCTCAGCTTAGATCATCTCTCAACTTCTTTCTATCTCTAGTAGTAGAGTATTCTCAGTTCTCTTGTCTGAGAGTAAATCTCATGTTTGGCTTTTATGACTGCAACgacatattgtgtgtgtgtgtgtgtgtgtgtgtgtgtgcgcagccCAGAAGGGTGAGACTTATGCCTTAATCCATGCAAAATTAGATTCCAGTTTTATAAAGAAAACTCAGAAACTGGCCAGGACAAATAACTAAAGTGAGGAGCAGTCCATTTAGAAGAAGGCCGTTGCAGTAATAGAGGCTGGGGGAGGCTCCAGACTGAAACAGTGTGAGtgtagagagaaggaagggaagatgtCTGAGGAACAGAGCCCAGGGCCGTAACGCGCATATAAAGAAAGTGGGCACATAGGAGTAATCCAACATTTGTAACCTGAGCGCCTAAGTAAATGGTAACCACACTTAGTAAGATCTGAAAGAGCGGGTGAACTTCAGGTGGTGTCCAGCCTCCAAAATGGCTCTCAGGGATCGCCCATCCTGGTGGTCACACCCCCGTGCAGTTCCCTTCCACACGGAGGTGGGTTGACTTCTGCGACCAGTAGGATGCTGCAGACACGGCGGAGGGGGAGTTCTGAGGTCAGGCTGAAGAGATGCCGCAGCTTCAGTCCTGTGTGACTGGAACCCTCACTCTGGGTGAAACCAGCTTACATTTCCTGCAGGTACTCGAGCAAGACTACAGAAATAAATGCCCCTGTGGGAAGGAGGCCCCCTGAGGCTTCTTATTAACAGACACATTAGCAAGCCCTTTAGAGAGAGGAGCCCCCAGGGCTGGCGGACCCCTGGCCTTCTACTAAGTCCAGCACCAGCATTTCGGTGGCGCCCAGGGAAATGTCAGCCGTCTCCAGAGGTTCAAGCTTTGTGAGCCATCCCTGCACATCAGTTTCAGAAAATCAGGTCCCAGGATCCCAAGGACAGAAAATTCTGCAAAGGCTCAGGAGGGTGGGGACCTCTCTCCAGCCTTCCAGGCAAGAGTGCTTCCTGGACTCACGAGTTGACCTCGAATCACGTTTTCTCTGACAAAACTCCTGAAACTGACATGTTTCCTAAAATCTTCAAGACCCCTCTGGAGGCAGGGGCCAGCTTCTGCCAACAGGAGGTTCAGGGAGAGCATCCCTGCCCAGCCTCGGCCTCTGGAAGGGTTTAGAAGTGCCCTCAAGGGCCCAGCCACCACTTGTTTCGGCCTGTCGCCTGAAGCCAGCCGTCCCCACGCTGCCAGACCCACCACGAAACCTCCTGAGTTGTCTCCCGGGTCCCGAAACCTCTTCTGACTGCAtgtgttacggaaacaacagggcAGCCAAGAagcaagcaccactcggagggttggagtactcagatgtattctGCTAGTGGGCTTAgaagggcttctgctccgaagcccTGAGCGCCTCCAaaacgtgtgcatgaggttttataggattaattacaagcttggggtatttggccaataggcatggaacagctgtagcagcatcattatcacaaaagcagaggcagggaggcaacAAACCGACATTCCAAGGCCAGATACGTCcctctgaaaatccagctggctcgCGAAAAcatgagcagggaatcagcaaaccgacacttacTAACTTAGACTTACGAGTTATCCCAGGAGAATTCAAATCAGCGATCCGACACTTGTTAAACTTAGATTTACGAATaggcccagcccggcttttccttcacacgtGGATGGCGGTGAAGAGCATCTGGGTCTTCCTGAGACTAGAGGAATTTTCTAAATCACTTCGAGGGGTCAGAACCACTGGTTCCCACTTGGAATGGCAGGAAAGGGCATCCCAGGCTCACCAGAGCTTCCTCAAAATTTTCTAAGTCAGTTTTGCACCCTGGGAGCAGCATTGCTGACAAAGGTGCTTGTTGAAGGTGTTCTGTGATGCCTGAGGTTCTGGAGATACTGTGTGTCCCCTTGAGCGTACAAGGAAGGCTGTAGCTGTTCTCAAGGGCACAGAGAGGGTGGCCAGTCGCCTGAGCAGTTGGCAGAATTTTCTGAATCTTCCAGGTACTGGGAGGAACCACTGCGGCTGGCCTGTGTCGCCCCCTGCTGGCCTGGGTAGGTCATGCCCTCCAGCCGACCTAGGCAGAGATAGGAAACCTAGATGTCTGACCACGAAGGGTCTGGAAGCCCAGATGGCAGAAGGGCTAGCACTGGGGCCTCAAGTCCCAGGAAGCAGTGCTTCTGCCTGCAGCAGGGACGGATGTGGCTCTGGAGTCCTGCCTTCCGTGCAGGGAGCCAAGCTCAACTGGCCATCCTACCGAATTACTGAAAGCTGTTGGGTGTCCTGTGGCTGCCAGGACCACAGCCCTTCAGCCTCTGCCCGGTATTCCTGTCCTCCAGGGCTTCGCATGTTTGCAAC from Vicugna pacos chromosome 26, VicPac4, whole genome shotgun sequence encodes the following:
- the DEFB108B gene encoding beta-defensin 108B; amino-acid sequence: MDIALMRYRRALDIRTRHSAVLQDRRRKLSLPLEMKPSLLRSPAMRVAVPLFTILIFMSQVPPGSSGFREVCARPNGSCHEFCIESEIQVGRCLDGRACCLPMGNVPQIDPTTPKGR